One part of the Marinobacter sp. M3C genome encodes these proteins:
- the urtC gene encoding urea ABC transporter permease subunit UrtC has product MWLTRPLAERSTRTFLGVLFAALAIVTVLHVFMPQDSALHVSAYTVTLLGKYLCYALLAVAVDLVWGYLGILSLGHGAFFALGGYAMGMYLMRQIGDRGTYGDPVLPDFMVFLNWQELPWYWLGFDMAWFAFAMVLLAPGLLALVFGFLAFRSRVTGVYLSIITQALTFALMLAFFRNEMGFGGNNGLTDFRDLLGFNLRTDATRLGLFLATGVALAIGYVICRGIVTSKLGRVAVACRDAEARTRFLGYRVERVQLFVFVISAMLAGVAGALYVPQVGIINPSEFSPLFSIEIVVWVALGGRATLYGAVIGAVLVNYAKTVFTGVMPDAWLFALGGLFVLVTVFLPKGIAGLVFKPKKAAVPANNPDSQEATV; this is encoded by the coding sequence ATGTGGTTAACAAGACCTTTAGCTGAACGCTCCACCCGAACATTTCTGGGTGTTCTGTTCGCGGCGCTGGCGATCGTCACAGTGCTGCACGTTTTTATGCCGCAAGACAGCGCGCTGCATGTTAGCGCCTACACCGTCACCCTGCTGGGCAAATATCTTTGCTACGCCTTGTTGGCCGTGGCCGTTGATTTGGTGTGGGGTTACCTGGGCATTCTGAGCCTGGGCCACGGCGCATTTTTTGCCCTCGGAGGCTACGCCATGGGCATGTACCTGATGCGCCAGATTGGCGATCGCGGCACCTACGGCGACCCGGTTCTGCCGGATTTCATGGTGTTTTTGAACTGGCAGGAGTTGCCCTGGTACTGGCTGGGTTTCGACATGGCCTGGTTTGCCTTTGCAATGGTGCTGCTGGCGCCCGGCCTTCTGGCGCTGGTGTTTGGCTTTCTGGCGTTTCGGTCGCGGGTGACGGGTGTTTACCTGTCTATCATCACCCAGGCGCTGACCTTTGCGCTGATGCTGGCGTTCTTCCGCAACGAAATGGGCTTTGGCGGTAACAACGGCCTGACCGATTTCAGAGACCTTCTGGGCTTCAACCTGCGCACCGACGCCACCCGCCTGGGGCTGTTTCTGGCCACCGGCGTGGCGCTGGCGATTGGTTATGTGATTTGCCGCGGCATTGTCACCAGCAAACTGGGCCGCGTGGCGGTGGCCTGCCGCGATGCCGAAGCGCGAACCCGCTTTCTGGGTTATCGGGTGGAACGTGTGCAGTTATTCGTATTCGTGATATCGGCCATGCTGGCGGGAGTAGCGGGCGCCTTGTATGTGCCCCAGGTGGGCATCATCAACCCCAGCGAATTCTCGCCACTGTTTTCCATCGAAATTGTGGTGTGGGTGGCTTTGGGTGGGCGCGCCACGCTTTACGGCGCGGTGATTGGTGCGGTGCTGGTGAACTACGCTAAAACCGTATTCACCGGCGTGATGCCAGACGCCTGGCTGTTCGCCTTGGGCGGCCTGTTTGTTCTGGTCACGGTGTTCCTGCCCAAAGGCATTGCCGGGCTGGTGTTCAAGCCTAAAAAGGCCGCTGTTCCCGCCAATAATCCCGACTCGCAGGAGGCCACCGTATGA